In the Streptomyces sp. 3214.6 genome, CAAGGGCTCCCTGCGCTACGACCACCCGCAGGACGTGGGCGGCGTCGGTCACACCGGCACCGCCACCGCCGACGAACTCGCCCGCACCGCGGACCTGATCATCGGGGTGGGCACCCGCTACACCGACTTCACCACGGCGTCGGGCACCCTGTTCCAGGGCGACGGCGTCCGCTTCCTCAACCTCAACATCGCCTCCTTCGACGGCCACAAGCTCGGCGGTCTGCCCCTCGTGGCGGACGCCCGCAGCGGCCTGGGCGAGCTGACCGAGGCCCTCCAACTGCACGAGCACCGGGTCACGGACGCGTACGTCAGCGAGTACTCCGAGGACAAGGAGCGCTGGGAGCAGCGCGTCGACGCCTGCTACGAGGCCGACGAGCCCGACGTCCGTCCGACGCAGTCGCAGGTGCTCGGCGCGCTCGACGCCCTCGCCGACGAGTCCGACGTGATCATCAACGCGGCCGGTTCGCTCCCCGGCGACCTGCACAAACTCTGGCGGACGCGCTCCCGGGACCAGTACCACCTGGAGTACGGCTACTCCTGCATGGGGTACGAGATCCCGGCCGCGATCGGCGTGAAGCTGGCCGCTCCCGAGCGCAACGTCTGGGCGCTGGTCGGCGACGGCACCTATCTGATGATGCCGACGGAGATCGTGACGGCCGTGCAGGAGGGGATCGCGATCAAGATCCTGCTCGTGCAGAACCACGGCTACGCCTCGATCGGCGGGCTCTCGGAGTCCGTCGGCGGTGAGCGGTTCGGCACCGCGTACCGCTTCACCTCCGAGGACGGCACCTTCACGGGCGCGCCGCTCCCCGTCGACCTGGCCGCCAACGTGGCGAGCCTGGGCATGCGTGTGCTGCGCGCGAAGACCGTCCGCGAACTGCGCGAGGCCCTCGCCGAGGCACGCCACGCCGACACTCCCACTTGTGTCTACGTCGAGACCGAAACGGCCGACACTGTGTCGGGCCCGCCGCCGGCGCAGGCCTGGTGGGATGTACCTGTCGCCGAAACCGCGACCCGACCGTCCGCGGTGAAGGCACGAGAGCTGTACGAACGGCACGTCTCTACCCGACGCCACCATCTGTGAAGGAGTACTCGGTCATGACGAAGATCGTCAACCACTGGATCGGCGGCAAGCCCGTCGAGGGCGCGTCGGGTACCTACGGACCCGTCACCGACCCGGCGACCGGCGCGGTCACCACGAAGGTCGCGTTCGCGACCGTCGACGAGGTCGACGCGGCCGTGGCCGCCGCCAAGGACGCCTACGCCACCTGGGGCACGTCCTCGCTGGCCAAGCGCAGCACCATCCTGTTCAAGTTCCGGGCGCTGCTGGACGCCAACCGGGACGCGATCGCCGAGCTGATCACCGCCGAGCACGGCAAGGTGCACAGCGACGCGCTGGGCGAGGTCGCACGCGGCCTGGAGATCGTCGACCTGGCGTGCGGGATCACCGTGCAGCTGAAGGGCGAGCTGTCGACCGAGGTGGCCAGCCGCGTGGACGTCTCGTCCATCCGCCAGCCGCTGGGCGTCGTCGCCGGCATCACGCCGTTCAACTTCCCGGCGATGGTCCCGATGTGGATGTTCCCGATCGCCATCGCGTGCGGCAACACGTTCGTGCTGAAGCCGTCCGAGAAGGACCCGTCGGCCTCCCTCAAGCTCGCCGAGCTGCTGGCCGAGGCGGGTCTGCCCGACGGCGTGTTCAACGTCGTCAACGGCGACAAGGTGGCCGTCGACCGCCTGCTGGAGCACCCGGACGTCAAGGCGGTGTCCTTCGTCGGCTCGACCCCGATCGCCCGCTACATCCACACCACGGCCTCCGCGAACCACAAGCGGGTCCAGGCCCTCGGCGGCGCGAAGAACCACATGCTGGTCCTCCCGGACGCGGACCTGGACGCGGCCGCCGACGCCGCCGTGTCCGCCGCCTACGGCTCGGCGGGCGAGCGCTGCATGGCGATCTCCGCGGTCGTGGCGGTCGGCGCGATCGGCGACGAGCTGGTGGAGAAGATCCGCGAGCGCGCCGAGAAGATCAAGATCGGTCCGGGCAACGACCCGACGAGCGAGATGGGCCCGCTGATCACCGCCGTCCACCGCGACAAGGTGGCGTCGTACGTGACGGGCGCGGCGGCCGAGGGCGCCGAGGTCGTCCTCGACGGCACCGGCCACACGGTCGAGGGCTTCGAGGACGGCCACTGGATCGGCATCTCGCTCCTCGACAAGGTGCCGACGACCGCGAAGGCCTACCAGGACGAGATCTTCGGCCCGGTGCTGTGCGTGCTCCGCGTGGACACCTACGAAGAGGGCGTGGCGCTGATCAACAGCTCCCCCTTCGGCAACGGCACCGCGATCTTCACCCGGGACGGCGGCGCGGCCCGCCGCTTCCAGCTGGAGATCGAGGCCGGCATGGTCGGCGTGAACGTCCCGATCCCGGTCCCCGTCGGCTACCACAGCTTCGGCGGCTGGAAGGACTCGCTCTTCGGCGACCACCACATTTACGGCAACGACGGGACGCACTTCTACACCCGCGGCAAGGTCGTCACCACCCGCTGGCCCGACCCGGCCGACGCCCCCGCAGGCGTCGACCTGGGCTTCCCGCGCAACCACTGAGG is a window encoding:
- the mmsA gene encoding CoA-acylating methylmalonate-semialdehyde dehydrogenase gives rise to the protein MTKIVNHWIGGKPVEGASGTYGPVTDPATGAVTTKVAFATVDEVDAAVAAAKDAYATWGTSSLAKRSTILFKFRALLDANRDAIAELITAEHGKVHSDALGEVARGLEIVDLACGITVQLKGELSTEVASRVDVSSIRQPLGVVAGITPFNFPAMVPMWMFPIAIACGNTFVLKPSEKDPSASLKLAELLAEAGLPDGVFNVVNGDKVAVDRLLEHPDVKAVSFVGSTPIARYIHTTASANHKRVQALGGAKNHMLVLPDADLDAAADAAVSAAYGSAGERCMAISAVVAVGAIGDELVEKIRERAEKIKIGPGNDPTSEMGPLITAVHRDKVASYVTGAAAEGAEVVLDGTGHTVEGFEDGHWIGISLLDKVPTTAKAYQDEIFGPVLCVLRVDTYEEGVALINSSPFGNGTAIFTRDGGAARRFQLEIEAGMVGVNVPIPVPVGYHSFGGWKDSLFGDHHIYGNDGTHFYTRGKVVTTRWPDPADAPAGVDLGFPRNH
- the iolD gene encoding 3D-(3,5/4)-trihydroxycyclohexane-1,2-dione acylhydrolase (decyclizing); the encoded protein is MTIRLTVAQALVRFLAVQHTERDGVRQRLIGATWGIFGHGNVAGLGQALIEYGDDMPFHQGRNEQSMVHAAVGYARQSNRLSTHAVTTSIGPGATNLVTGAALATVNHLPVLLLPGDIFATRVADPVLQQLEVPYAGDVSVNDSLRPVSRYFDRITRPEALIPAALQAMRVLTDPVETGAVTLAMPQDVQAEAYDWPEEFFAERTWAVRRPGADPTELAEAVRAIRSARRPLVVAGGGVHHSRAEEALAEFAEATGIPVASTQAGKGSLRYDHPQDVGGVGHTGTATADELARTADLIIGVGTRYTDFTTASGTLFQGDGVRFLNLNIASFDGHKLGGLPLVADARSGLGELTEALQLHEHRVTDAYVSEYSEDKERWEQRVDACYEADEPDVRPTQSQVLGALDALADESDVIINAAGSLPGDLHKLWRTRSRDQYHLEYGYSCMGYEIPAAIGVKLAAPERNVWALVGDGTYLMMPTEIVTAVQEGIAIKILLVQNHGYASIGGLSESVGGERFGTAYRFTSEDGTFTGAPLPVDLAANVASLGMRVLRAKTVRELREALAEARHADTPTCVYVETETADTVSGPPPAQAWWDVPVAETATRPSAVKARELYERHVSTRRHHL